One stretch of Paenibacillus sp. FSL R5-0341 DNA includes these proteins:
- the tyrS gene encoding tyrosine--tRNA ligase, translating to MNIIDELQWRDAINQQTDAEGLRELTETKSVSLYCGVDPTGDSMHIGHLIPFMMLKRFQLAGHRPVILIGGATGTIGDPSGRQAERSLQTMEQVQENVDALTAQMKKLFVTDGDNQVRMVNNYDWTHKINVIEFLRDYGKNFNLNTMLAKDVVASRLEGGISFTEFSYQILQSLDYLHLFQNEDVQLQIGGSDQWGNITSGLDLIRKKEGSEAKAYGLTIPLMLKSDGTKFGKTAGGAIWLDPNKTTPFEFYQFWANTDDRDVIKYLKYFTFLSKEEIEALAEKVETEPHKREAQKALAEEMTKFVHGEEMLEQAKRITAALFSGDIRSLTADEIEQGFKEMPTFETDGEAKNIVDWLVDLGLEPSKRQAREDVTKGAISMNGEKITELEFTVSAEHAIGGKFIIIRKGKKNYSLVKLQS from the coding sequence ATGAATATTATTGATGAACTACAGTGGCGTGACGCCATTAACCAGCAGACAGATGCAGAGGGACTGCGTGAGTTGACTGAAACGAAATCCGTTTCCTTGTACTGCGGAGTTGACCCTACGGGGGATAGCATGCACATCGGACATTTAATTCCCTTCATGATGCTCAAACGTTTTCAACTGGCAGGACATCGTCCAGTCATTCTGATTGGTGGAGCTACAGGTACGATTGGTGATCCAAGTGGACGTCAGGCAGAGCGTTCATTGCAAACGATGGAGCAGGTGCAGGAGAATGTGGATGCACTGACAGCACAGATGAAGAAGCTGTTCGTAACCGACGGTGATAATCAGGTTCGGATGGTGAACAACTACGATTGGACACACAAAATCAATGTCATCGAATTCTTGCGTGACTACGGCAAAAACTTTAACCTCAATACGATGTTGGCTAAGGATGTCGTTGCGAGCAGACTGGAAGGCGGAATTTCGTTTACTGAGTTTTCCTACCAGATTCTTCAATCACTCGACTACTTGCACCTTTTCCAGAACGAGGACGTACAGCTTCAAATCGGCGGTTCTGATCAATGGGGTAATATCACGAGTGGTCTCGACTTGATCCGCAAAAAAGAAGGATCTGAAGCGAAAGCGTACGGTCTGACCATTCCGCTGATGCTCAAATCCGACGGAACCAAATTCGGTAAAACAGCTGGCGGCGCAATCTGGCTTGATCCGAACAAAACGACACCATTTGAGTTCTACCAATTCTGGGCGAATACAGATGACCGTGATGTCATTAAATACTTGAAATACTTTACCTTCCTGAGCAAAGAAGAGATTGAAGCTTTGGCTGAAAAGGTAGAGACAGAGCCACATAAACGTGAAGCACAGAAAGCACTCGCGGAAGAAATGACAAAATTCGTTCACGGCGAAGAAATGCTGGAACAGGCTAAGCGTATTACAGCGGCGCTGTTCAGTGGTGATATCCGTTCCCTGACAGCAGATGAAATCGAGCAGGGCTTCAAGGAAATGCCAACATTTGAAACGGACGGCGAAGCGAAAAATATTGTGGACTGGCTCGTGGATCTGGGTCTGGAGCCATCGAAGCGCCAGGCGCGTGAGGATGTCACCAAAGGTGCGATTTCCATGAATGGTGAGAAAATCACGGAGCTTGAATTCACGGTGTCGGCAGAGCATGCCATTGGCGGTAAATTCATCATTATCCGTAAAGGTAAAAAGAACTACAGCCTGGTTAAACTCCAATCATAG
- a CDS encoding DUF4375 domain-containing protein has translation MSEQDINDGWYDYAVLFVEKKNESEQGWASLTSNEQDIAALWLLEADVFNGGFIQFFCNWGEEVYRYALRALHTIGATQVLEIVTSAYDCIEHLEEDERLTELWDIPKFLTQEQEQRLDTLDQQFWSNEDQIAEKAFAYYHGKLNMMII, from the coding sequence GTGAGCGAGCAAGATATTAATGATGGATGGTATGACTATGCTGTGTTATTTGTCGAAAAAAAGAATGAATCTGAACAGGGCTGGGCTTCGTTGACTTCGAACGAGCAGGACATTGCTGCTTTATGGCTGTTAGAGGCGGATGTGTTTAATGGCGGTTTTATTCAGTTTTTCTGTAACTGGGGTGAAGAGGTATACCGTTACGCGTTACGGGCATTACATACCATTGGTGCGACTCAAGTGTTGGAGATTGTAACATCAGCATACGACTGCATTGAGCATCTCGAAGAGGATGAACGGCTTACTGAACTGTGGGATATTCCTAAATTTCTGACACAGGAACAGGAGCAGCGTTTAGATACGTTGGATCAGCAATTTTGGAGCAATGAGGATCAGATCGCGGAGAAGGCCTTTGCTTATTATCACGGGAAATTGAACATGATGATTATATAA
- a CDS encoding Imm63 family immunity protein: MSNMLSKQQLVAILLELLERTAFHREQMQNYVNRMFESFKSDGVPYVECGKDTYIVRIYERGLVSLEKRVKQPDEVIYWLLEDIIFTATHVGLLERYGVDNKQTHLNYTNEVMNELNRGVQEAFQQIGDPYLHWYQTGKRQELEGMK, encoded by the coding sequence ATGTCCAACATGTTAAGCAAACAACAACTGGTAGCGATCCTTTTAGAGTTGTTAGAGCGAACAGCTTTCCATAGGGAACAGATGCAGAACTATGTTAACCGTATGTTTGAGAGCTTTAAATCGGATGGTGTCCCCTATGTAGAGTGTGGAAAAGATACGTATATCGTTCGAATATACGAACGTGGTCTCGTCTCGTTAGAGAAACGGGTGAAACAGCCAGATGAAGTCATCTATTGGCTGCTGGAGGATATAATTTTCACCGCGACGCATGTGGGGTTGTTGGAAAGATATGGCGTGGATAATAAACAGACGCATTTGAACTACACAAATGAAGTGATGAATGAACTAAACAGGGGTGTTCAGGAAGCCTTCCAGCAGATCGGTGATCCGTATTTACATTGGTATCAGACGGGTAAACGTCAGGAGTTAGAGGGCATGAAATAA
- a CDS encoding YdiU family protein, whose protein sequence is MQQETLNKGWNLDNSYAQLPQPFFTSQGAVPVESPKLIIFNRLLASSLGLDVESLDSDEGAQIFAGNSIPEGAEPLAQAYAGHQFGNFNMLGDGRALLLGEQITPQGERVDIQLKGSGRTPYSRGGDGRAAVGPMLREYIISEAMYALGIPTTRSLAVVSTGENIIRETERPGAILTRVATSHIRVATFQYAARWGSIDDLRALADYTLHRHFPEVAQAENRYLLLLQEVIKRQAALVAQWQRVGFIHGVMNTDNMAISGETIDYGPCAFMDAYNPSTVFSSIDKQGRYAYGNQPYIGGWNLARFAETLIPLLHEDEEEAVQIAQDAIAQFSELYHYHWLKGMRSKLGLLDEETEDEALIKDLLELMEKHGADYTNTFLALTFDTLEGTTLSGTTEFAEWYARWQSRLDSQQGEKEVSKQLMRTSNPAVIPRNHRVEEALERAENHGDLSLLEKLLAVLSDPFKHSPEQAEYAELPAQCNTSYQTFCGT, encoded by the coding sequence ATGCAACAAGAAACGTTGAACAAAGGCTGGAATTTGGACAATAGTTATGCGCAGCTACCGCAACCCTTTTTTACAAGTCAGGGTGCGGTTCCGGTTGAATCACCGAAGCTGATCATTTTCAATAGATTGCTTGCATCCAGCTTAGGACTGGATGTGGAGTCTCTTGACAGTGATGAAGGAGCACAAATTTTTGCAGGTAATTCGATTCCGGAAGGAGCCGAGCCTCTGGCGCAGGCTTATGCAGGACATCAATTCGGCAATTTTAACATGCTTGGTGATGGACGGGCTTTACTGCTGGGAGAACAGATTACGCCACAAGGCGAGCGAGTGGATATCCAGCTGAAAGGTTCAGGTAGAACACCATACTCCCGTGGAGGGGATGGACGAGCTGCTGTTGGACCCATGTTGCGTGAGTACATCATTAGTGAGGCAATGTATGCACTGGGTATCCCGACTACTCGCAGTCTAGCAGTGGTGTCTACAGGAGAAAACATTATTCGCGAAACAGAACGGCCTGGTGCTATCTTGACCCGTGTGGCTACCAGTCACATCCGAGTAGCAACCTTTCAGTACGCAGCAAGATGGGGGTCTATTGATGATCTTCGGGCGTTGGCTGATTACACGCTCCATCGACATTTTCCTGAGGTCGCTCAAGCGGAAAATCGCTATCTTCTGCTCCTTCAGGAAGTAATTAAGCGGCAGGCGGCACTCGTAGCTCAGTGGCAGCGTGTGGGTTTCATTCATGGCGTGATGAATACGGACAATATGGCGATTAGTGGAGAAACGATTGATTACGGGCCATGTGCCTTTATGGATGCTTATAATCCTTCAACTGTATTTAGCTCTATTGACAAACAAGGTCGTTATGCTTATGGAAATCAACCGTATATTGGCGGATGGAATTTGGCACGTTTTGCCGAGACTCTTATACCTCTGCTGCATGAAGACGAAGAAGAGGCCGTGCAAATCGCTCAGGATGCTATCGCGCAATTTTCTGAATTGTACCATTATCATTGGCTCAAGGGCATGCGTTCCAAACTGGGCTTGTTGGATGAAGAGACCGAAGATGAAGCCCTGATCAAGGACCTTCTTGAACTCATGGAGAAGCATGGAGCAGATTATACAAATACGTTCCTGGCTTTGACCTTTGATACGTTGGAAGGGACAACGTTGTCTGGCACGACAGAATTTGCTGAATGGTATGCGCGTTGGCAATCAAGATTGGACAGTCAGCAAGGGGAGAAGGAAGTCTCTAAGCAGTTGATGAGAACAAGCAATCCAGCCGTCATTCCTCGCAATCATCGGGTCGAAGAAGCGCTTGAGCGAGCAGAGAATCATGGAGATCTTAGCTTGTTGGAGAAGCTTTTGGCTGTTCTTTCAGATCCATTCAAGCATTCACCTGAACAGGCTGAATATGCTGAATTACCTGCACAATGTAATACTTCGTATCAGACTTTTTGTGGGACCTGA
- a CDS encoding nucleobase:cation symporter-2 family protein, whose amino-acid sequence MKETKKMRVFSLGIQHVLAMYAGAILVPLLVGRALNLTAEQLAYLVSIDLLTCGIATWLQARKGKYLGIGLPAVLGSSFVAVTPMIAIGSQYGIPAIYGSIIAAGLFIVIFAVFFSKIVKLFPPVVIGTVVTIIGLALIPTGIKNMAGGANSENFGSLDNLALSFGVLLFILILNRYARGFVKSLAVLLGIIVGTLIAAFMGKVNFAAVQEASWFHLPQPFYFGWPTFEIGPIITMIIVGTVVIIESTGVFMALSKICDQPINEKDLARGYRAEGLAFVLGGIFNAFPYNTFAQNVGLVQLSKVKTTNVVVAAGGILIFLGLIPKVAAFATIIPSAVLGGATVVLFGMVVSSGIKMLQNVDFAKQSNLLIVACSVSLGLGVTAVPDLFAQLPQSIRIIVSDGIITGSLSAILLNVFFNLGFKNKSLPVQPVQAQEAHT is encoded by the coding sequence ATGAAAGAAACCAAAAAGATGAGAGTTTTTTCACTGGGGATTCAGCACGTACTCGCGATGTATGCGGGAGCAATTCTGGTACCTTTGCTCGTGGGCAGAGCACTGAATTTGACTGCAGAGCAGTTGGCGTATCTGGTATCTATTGACCTGTTAACGTGCGGGATTGCAACATGGCTTCAGGCGCGAAAAGGGAAGTATCTGGGTATAGGTTTGCCAGCGGTGCTTGGAAGCTCTTTTGTAGCGGTCACACCGATGATTGCGATTGGATCGCAATACGGAATTCCCGCCATATATGGGTCGATCATTGCAGCCGGGTTATTTATCGTCATCTTTGCCGTATTTTTCAGCAAAATTGTCAAATTGTTTCCACCAGTTGTGATAGGTACAGTGGTAACCATCATCGGTCTTGCGCTGATCCCAACCGGTATTAAAAACATGGCGGGTGGAGCAAACAGCGAGAATTTCGGAAGCTTGGATAATTTGGCTCTTTCCTTTGGAGTATTACTTTTCATTCTTATTCTGAATCGATATGCTCGTGGTTTTGTTAAATCCCTGGCTGTTCTCCTGGGTATTATCGTGGGGACCCTCATCGCAGCTTTCATGGGAAAAGTGAACTTTGCCGCTGTACAGGAAGCCTCCTGGTTCCATTTGCCCCAACCCTTCTACTTTGGATGGCCAACCTTCGAAATCGGCCCCATTATTACAATGATCATTGTAGGTACGGTAGTTATTATCGAATCAACAGGTGTGTTTATGGCTTTGAGTAAAATCTGTGATCAACCGATCAACGAAAAAGATTTGGCACGGGGATATCGCGCAGAAGGTCTTGCGTTTGTTCTAGGTGGCATATTCAATGCCTTTCCATACAATACATTTGCTCAGAATGTCGGTTTGGTTCAGCTCTCCAAAGTGAAAACGACTAATGTAGTGGTTGCAGCCGGTGGCATTCTGATCTTTCTCGGACTTATTCCGAAAGTAGCTGCTTTTGCAACGATTATTCCAAGTGCTGTATTAGGTGGAGCGACTGTCGTATTGTTCGGAATGGTCGTCTCATCCGGGATCAAAATGCTGCAAAACGTCGATTTCGCCAAACAATCCAATCTGTTGATCGTGGCTTGCTCCGTTTCCCTTGGACTTGGTGTTACCGCTGTACCGGATCTGTTTGCACAGCTTCCCCAAAGCATTCGTATTATTGTGAGCGATGGTATTATCACCGGAAGTTTATCAGCCATCCTGCTTAATGTCTTCTTTAACCTCGGTTTCAAAAATAAGAGCTTGCCAGTACAGCCTGTACAGGCACAGGAAGCGCACACGTAA
- a CDS encoding NRDE family protein: MCLILFAYNMHPKYPLILGSNRDEFYHRPTAQAHYWEDHPQILAGRDLSKMGTWMGVTTGGRLAAVTNYRDPNEDVHAKGSRGDLVADFLKGTSTPEQYMHCAEQSRNDYPGYNLLVGDPDDLYYYSNVGNVVMKLTPGIYGISNHLINTDWPKVKRGKEGLEKIINGEDEASLTEQILDLLQIADPSVDDLLPHTGVPLEWERLLSPIFVRSEKFDYGTRASSVVLMTREEVFFTERVHQNGEVMEQRFNIRPLNWTS; this comes from the coding sequence ATGTGTTTGATTTTATTTGCTTACAACATGCATCCAAAGTATCCGCTTATTCTGGGATCAAATAGGGATGAATTCTATCACAGACCTACGGCTCAAGCACATTATTGGGAAGATCACCCTCAAATATTGGCAGGTCGGGATTTATCGAAAATGGGAACTTGGATGGGCGTAACCACAGGGGGACGACTGGCTGCTGTTACGAATTATCGTGATCCTAATGAAGATGTACATGCCAAGGGTTCAAGAGGAGATCTGGTTGCTGATTTTTTAAAGGGCACGTCCACACCTGAGCAATATATGCACTGTGCGGAGCAAAGTCGCAATGATTATCCTGGCTACAATTTGTTGGTGGGTGATCCTGACGACCTCTATTATTACTCTAATGTGGGCAACGTTGTGATGAAGTTGACACCCGGAATATACGGGATTAGTAATCACTTGATCAATACGGATTGGCCCAAGGTGAAACGCGGGAAAGAAGGGCTTGAGAAAATCATCAACGGGGAGGATGAAGCTTCCTTGACAGAGCAAATATTAGATTTGCTGCAAATTGCAGACCCTTCAGTGGATGATCTTCTACCCCATACAGGTGTTCCATTGGAATGGGAACGTTTGCTTTCTCCCATCTTCGTTAGAAGTGAGAAATTTGACTATGGAACCAGAGCTTCGTCCGTTGTCCTGATGACCAGAGAAGAAGTGTTTTTCACGGAGAGGGTTCATCAGAACGGAGAGGTTATGGAGCAGCGTTTTAACATCAGGCCTCTCAACTGGACAAGCTGA
- a CDS encoding Dabb family protein, whose amino-acid sequence MFEHLVVFKFNDKITLAKQREWVAQLLALKEQIPGIVALTAGINATEETDRIQGYTIGLRVTFEDQDALRAYGPHPAHQAFVASLDGWVEDVIVVDYAI is encoded by the coding sequence ATGTTTGAACATTTGGTTGTTTTTAAATTTAACGATAAAATCACATTAGCCAAGCAACGGGAATGGGTGGCTCAATTGCTCGCGTTGAAGGAACAAATCCCGGGGATTGTGGCGTTGACCGCAGGGATCAATGCAACGGAAGAAACGGACCGTATTCAAGGTTATACGATTGGGTTGAGAGTGACATTTGAAGATCAGGACGCATTGCGCGCCTATGGTCCACATCCTGCTCATCAGGCATTTGTAGCTTCCCTAGATGGTTGGGTGGAAGATGTCATTGTAGTTGATTATGCGATATAA
- a CDS encoding TetR/AcrR family transcriptional regulator codes for MSGVLSPNSNDPRVIRTRQLILDAFLNQLNLKNFNSITIQNITEQATINRATFYAHFQDKYALLEALLSDAFMEYVTKRVDPDARLSAETIQQLIFSLCDYHVSSHGCIKKYETVAPIIEENIKTQLEQFLLELMSKVAGDLDPKTLKITATMLSWSIYGMTYRWNIEGGQESPAELANRVVPYMMGGLELLN; via the coding sequence ATGTCTGGTGTATTGTCTCCAAACTCGAATGATCCGCGTGTGATTCGCACGCGTCAATTAATTCTTGATGCGTTTTTAAACCAATTGAATCTTAAAAATTTCAACAGCATTACGATTCAAAACATTACGGAACAAGCCACAATTAACAGAGCTACTTTCTACGCCCATTTTCAGGATAAATATGCACTGCTTGAAGCCTTGTTATCGGATGCTTTTATGGAATATGTAACGAAAAGGGTGGACCCGGATGCTCGGTTATCAGCCGAAACCATACAGCAGCTTATATTTTCATTATGTGACTATCACGTCTCAAGTCATGGATGCATCAAAAAATATGAGACGGTTGCACCAATTATTGAAGAGAATATCAAGACTCAACTGGAGCAATTCCTTCTTGAATTAATGAGCAAAGTAGCGGGGGATCTAGATCCCAAAACGCTGAAAATTACGGCAACCATGCTAAGCTGGTCGATCTATGGAATGACCTATCGATGGAATATTGAAGGCGGGCAGGAATCCCCTGCTGAATTAGCCAACAGGGTGGTCCCCTATATGATGGGCGGATTGGAATTGTTGAATTAA
- a CDS encoding NADH:flavin oxidoreductase: MNNQQHNVISTEFLFQPYTVKKLTLSSRIIMSPMARAFSPDGVPGPDVAAYYRRRAEHGVGLIITEGATIEHPSASSEPKIPHMYGEAALQGWAEVVKQVHEAGGKIFPQILHMGIVRPSGSQPHPEAASLSPSGIDMEGTQVGAPMTEAEIATVIQAYADAAANAQSIGFDGIELHGAHGFLIDQFFWKTTNNRTDRYGGDLEKRTQFAVELVKAVRAAVGPDFPIAMRISQWKMNDYQARLFDTPEQLEQFLRLLVDAGVDIFHCSTRRFWEPEFEGSELGFAGWVRKLSGQTTITVGSVGMPDEPEAGADKATHPGMSELMKRYEQQEFDLVAVGRALLGDPAWAAKMREGRVSEIKPFTPEALATLN, encoded by the coding sequence TTGAATAATCAACAACATAACGTTATTTCTACGGAGTTTCTGTTTCAACCATACACTGTTAAAAAATTAACCCTGTCCTCGCGCATCATCATGTCCCCCATGGCTCGTGCCTTCTCCCCGGATGGTGTCCCAGGCCCCGATGTAGCTGCATACTATCGTCGGCGTGCCGAGCATGGTGTTGGACTCATTATTACCGAAGGTGCGACCATTGAGCATCCATCTGCATCAAGTGAGCCTAAAATCCCTCATATGTATGGGGAAGCAGCTCTTCAAGGGTGGGCTGAAGTGGTCAAACAAGTCCACGAAGCTGGCGGAAAAATTTTCCCGCAAATTCTACATATGGGAATCGTTCGTCCTTCCGGATCTCAACCTCACCCGGAAGCCGCTTCGCTTAGTCCATCAGGAATTGATATGGAAGGTACTCAAGTAGGTGCGCCTATGACGGAGGCAGAGATCGCAACAGTGATTCAAGCTTATGCCGATGCAGCGGCCAATGCGCAAAGCATTGGTTTTGACGGGATTGAGCTTCACGGTGCGCACGGTTTTCTGATCGATCAGTTTTTCTGGAAAACAACGAATAACAGAACAGACCGCTACGGTGGCGACCTTGAGAAACGAACTCAATTCGCGGTTGAACTTGTTAAGGCAGTCCGTGCGGCGGTAGGCCCTGATTTCCCTATTGCCATGCGAATTTCTCAATGGAAGATGAATGATTATCAAGCCAGACTGTTCGACACACCCGAACAACTGGAACAATTCCTTCGTTTACTGGTTGACGCTGGTGTAGACATCTTCCACTGCTCCACACGACGCTTCTGGGAGCCCGAGTTCGAAGGATCTGAGCTTGGATTTGCAGGTTGGGTGCGGAAGCTGAGTGGTCAAACCACCATTACCGTCGGTTCTGTGGGGATGCCCGATGAGCCTGAAGCAGGAGCAGATAAAGCAACACATCCAGGTATGAGCGAACTTATGAAGCGATATGAGCAACAGGAATTTGATCTGGTGGCTGTGGGACGTGCGCTTCTCGGTGACCCGGCATGGGCTGCCAAAATGCGCGAAGGACGCGTATCTGAGATTAAGCCTTTTACACCTGAAGCACTGGCTACATTAAATTAA
- a CDS encoding AraC family transcriptional regulator, translating into MTREVRTVVFDTDLQLEAYQFEGIMQKFPNHFHDYYVIGFIEQGKRHLVCNNEEYILNSGDIIVFNPQDPHACEQIDGSTFDYRCINVQPDVMREYVREITGQAYLPRFTSPVLYQSELVGSLHELHQMILEEQSDFYKEELLLFLLDQLLRDYSDVEPPVSTQDVTTEIRRICDYIESHYMESISLNELANLTEMSKYHLLRLFTRQKGISPYRYLETIRINQAKRLLEQGQLPIEVAAQTGFSDQSHFTNFFKKLIGLTPKQYRRIFNHDAEPKRTTNHIV; encoded by the coding sequence ATGACTCGGGAAGTTCGGACTGTGGTATTTGATACCGATCTACAGCTAGAAGCTTATCAATTTGAAGGCATCATGCAGAAATTCCCCAATCATTTTCATGACTATTATGTCATTGGATTTATTGAGCAAGGCAAGCGACACCTCGTCTGCAACAACGAAGAATATATTTTGAATAGTGGAGATATTATAGTCTTTAATCCACAAGACCCTCATGCCTGCGAACAGATCGACGGAAGCACCTTCGACTATCGCTGTATTAACGTCCAGCCTGATGTTATGCGAGAGTATGTGAGAGAAATTACCGGACAAGCTTACTTGCCCCGGTTTACATCCCCTGTTCTCTACCAGAGTGAACTTGTTGGTTCCCTGCATGAGCTGCATCAGATGATTCTAGAGGAGCAATCGGATTTCTATAAGGAAGAATTATTACTGTTTTTGCTGGATCAATTACTGCGAGATTATTCGGATGTGGAACCACCTGTTTCCACACAGGACGTCACTACAGAGATCAGGCGCATATGTGATTACATAGAATCTCATTATATGGAGAGCATCTCGTTGAACGAGTTAGCCAACTTGACGGAGATGAGCAAGTATCACCTGCTGCGTTTATTCACTCGCCAAAAAGGGATATCCCCCTACCGTTATCTGGAGACGATTCGCATTAATCAAGCCAAACGACTGTTGGAACAAGGCCAGCTTCCGATTGAAGTGGCAGCACAGACAGGGTTTAGCGATCAAAGCCACTTTACGAATTTTTTCAAAAAACTGATTGGCCTGACGCCCAAGCAATACCGACGTATCTTCAATCATGATGCAGAGCCGAAACGAACCACCAATCATATCGTATGA
- a CDS encoding DMT family transporter, whose amino-acid sequence MTSHHNTKVSTGHLLALFTILIWGTTFVSTKVLLIDFTPVEILFFRFLIGYLILLLIYPRSLRIASFREEWLFIGAGLCGVTLYFLIENVALVYTTASNVGVIVSIAPFFTAVLAHFFLDGEKLTRRFIIGFGIALSGIILIALNGSFVLQLNPVGDLLACIAPAVWAIYSVLMRKIGELPYHTIGATRKVFFYGLVLMLPALLLSDFHLELGRFKNMTNLSNFLYLGLGASALCFVTWNRTVSLLGAIKASVYIYLVPVITVVSSAIILREQITWVILLGAFLTLFGSYISERTANKLNNKNTIPRSG is encoded by the coding sequence ATGACAAGTCATCATAATACCAAGGTTTCTACCGGACATTTGCTCGCCCTGTTTACCATCTTGATCTGGGGAACTACTTTTGTCTCGACGAAGGTTCTGTTGATTGACTTTACTCCAGTGGAAATTCTATTTTTCCGCTTTCTGATCGGGTATTTGATACTGTTGCTGATCTATCCACGTTCACTGCGGATCGCCTCATTCAGGGAAGAATGGCTATTTATCGGAGCAGGTCTATGTGGGGTGACTCTATATTTTCTCATTGAAAATGTAGCACTGGTCTACACAACGGCTTCCAATGTGGGTGTTATTGTCTCCATTGCCCCATTCTTCACTGCCGTGCTCGCACATTTCTTCCTGGATGGTGAGAAGTTAACGCGCCGCTTTATCATCGGATTCGGGATTGCCTTGAGCGGTATCATACTCATCGCCCTGAACGGCAGTTTCGTTCTGCAACTGAATCCGGTAGGTGATCTGCTTGCTTGCATCGCACCTGCGGTATGGGCGATATACTCTGTATTGATGCGAAAAATTGGCGAGCTTCCCTATCACACCATCGGTGCTACACGCAAAGTGTTCTTTTATGGCTTAGTCTTGATGCTACCAGCTCTGCTCCTGTCTGACTTTCATTTGGAGCTTGGCCGTTTTAAGAACATGACTAATCTCTCCAATTTCCTCTACCTCGGACTGGGTGCCTCTGCGTTGTGTTTCGTAACCTGGAACCGGACCGTGAGTCTTCTTGGAGCTATTAAAGCAAGTGTGTATATCTATCTGGTACCTGTCATTACTGTTGTGTCATCTGCGATCATTCTTCGGGAACAGATAACCTGGGTCATCCTGCTCGGGGCGTTCTTAACCTTATTCGGTTCTTACATTTCAGAGCGAACAGCAAATAAGCTCAACAACAAAAACACTATTCCGCGTAGCGGTTAG
- a CDS encoding pseudouridine synthase, which translates to MLINKYISETGFCSRRETSRLIAAGHITINGRVCEKGAEVEPHDVVLIDGKEIPRDDSEPVYIALNKPIGIVCTAAPNVERNIIQYINYPSRIFAIGRLDKASEGLILLTNDGGIVNKMMRSEHNHDKEYVVTVDKPLTDEFIKSMSEGVEILDVVTKPCEVYRQSEDVFRIILTQGLNLQIRRMCKALGYRVLKLERVRIMNITLDQLERGQWRHLEQEELGMLLSQLNEIK; encoded by the coding sequence ATGTTAATTAACAAATACATAAGTGAAACGGGATTCTGCTCCCGCAGGGAAACGAGCCGATTAATTGCAGCTGGACACATAACGATCAATGGCAGGGTATGTGAAAAAGGGGCCGAAGTTGAGCCTCACGACGTGGTCCTCATTGATGGCAAGGAGATACCTCGTGATGACAGCGAACCTGTCTATATTGCTCTGAATAAACCCATCGGTATTGTCTGCACAGCAGCACCAAATGTGGAGAGGAACATCATTCAATATATAAATTATCCTTCTCGCATATTTGCGATAGGCAGGCTGGATAAGGCATCTGAAGGGTTGATTTTGCTTACGAATGACGGGGGAATTGTGAACAAGATGATGCGTTCGGAGCACAACCATGATAAAGAATATGTAGTGACCGTAGACAAACCCTTAACAGACGAATTTATAAAGTCGATGTCCGAAGGGGTTGAAATTCTGGACGTGGTGACCAAGCCCTGCGAAGTGTATAGGCAAAGTGAAGACGTATTTCGTATTATTTTGACACAAGGTCTCAACCTGCAGATTCGCAGAATGTGCAAAGCCTTGGGGTACCGAGTGTTAAAGCTGGAGCGCGTGCGGATTATGAATATTACGCTGGATCAACTAGAGCGTGGGCAATGGCGTCATCTGGAGCAAGAGGAGTTGGGGATGCTGCTGTCTCAATTAAATGAGATTAAATGA